TGAGGAAAAACCCTCTCGGAAAGAAAGCCGAAATCATAGGAGAGATAAGAATAAGGCGGGAAGGAAGAGTCATAGTCAAAACATCATTCGGAGGCCTAAGGCTACTCGATCCCCCCCGGGGAGAGCTTTTACCAAGGATATGCTAAGAAAAAGGAAAGGAGGTAGGACGAGAAAGATGTACCCAATTCTAAGCGCCAAAAACTTAGCACCAAACATATACGAATTCGTGGTCAAAGCACCTTTAGTAGCCCAAAATGCAAAAGCGGGGCAATTTGTCATATTAAGAATTCACGAAAAGGGAGAGAGAATCCCTCTAACTATAGCTGACTACAACAGAGAGGAAGGAACCATAACATTGGTATTCCAAGTAGTTGGGAAAACCACAGATGAGCTCTCTACTCTAAAAGCGGGAGATAGCATTAGAGATTTCGTGGGCCCCTTGGGAAACCCCTCGGAAATTGAGAATTTCGGTAAGGTTATGGTAGTCGGTGGAGGAGTGGGAATAGCTCCTGTCTATCCTATAGCGAGAGCTTTAAAGGAGGCCGGAAATGAGGTAATCGGGATAATCGGGTCGAGAACCGCAGAGCTTCTTTTCTGGGAAGATAAGATGAAGGATGTTTGTGATAGCCTTATAGTTTGCACGGACGACGGAAGCAAGGGATTTAAGGGATTCGTAACGCAAGCTATGGAGAAAGTTTTCACCGAGCAAAGGGATATCAAGAAATGCTGGGCTATAGGGCCGCTTATCATGATGAAGTTCGCGACACAGGTTGCCAAAAAATACGAGGTTCCGATCATCGTCTCCTTAAATACGATAATGGTTGACGGGACTGGAATGTGCGGAGCATGCAGATGCAGCGTTGGAGGAAAGACATACTTCGCTTGCTCTCACGGTCCCGAGTTTGACGGGACGCTCGTTGACTTTGATGAGCTTCTTAAAAGAGCTGACAGATTTAAAGAAGAAGAAAGAATAGCCTGGGAGCGCTACAAGAAGATGAAGGAGGGAGCACAGGATGGCTAAGGTCAGAAAAACGAAGGTGCCTATGAGAGAACAGCCCGTTGAGGTAAGAATAAAGAACTTCAACGAGGTTCCCTTAGGATACACCCCAGAGGAAGCAATGGAAGAAGCTAAAAGATGCCTTCAGTGTCCGGATGCTCCCTGCGTTAAGGGATGTCCCGTCGGAATAGATATTCCCGGATTCATAAGAGAGATAAGGGAAGGAAACTTTAAGAAAGCCATAGAGATCATAAAAAAGGATAACTCTCTACCGGCGATATGTGGAAGGGTTTGTCCTCAGGAAGAGCAGTGCGAGATGGAGTGCAGGCTTAACAAGATCGGCGAACCAGTAGCAATAGGGAGACTTGAGAGATTTGCAGCAGACTGGGAAGCAGAGCAAGGAATCGAAAAGCCAGCTTTACCGCCCAGAAAGGGCATAAAAGTAGCAGTTATCGGATCAGGTCCCGCAGGGCTTACTGCAGCGGGAGAGCTCGCGAAAATGGGATATGATGTCACAATATTTGAAGCGCTTCATGATACCGGAGGAGTTTTAAGATACGGTATACCGGAGTTCCGTCTGCCCAAGAGAATAATAGATAGAGAAGTGGAATATATAAAGATGCTCGGCGTTAAGATAAATGTAAATGCCATCGTCGGGAAAACGATAACCATAGAGCAGATATGGAAAGAAGGTTTCCAAGCGATGTTTATAGGTACAGGCGCGGGGCTTCCAAAGTTCATGAATATACCTGGCGAAAACTTAAACGGCGTTTACTCGGCAAACGAGTTTCTAACAAGGGTTAACCTGATGAAAGCATACCTATTCCCCGAATATGATACCCCGATAAAGATAGGAAAGAGAGTTGCGGTTATAGGCGGAGGAAACGTAGCGATGGACGCCGTTAGAACCGCAAAGAGATTGGGCGCGGAAGAAGCCATGATAATCTATAGAAGGACTGAGAAGGAGATGCCCGCTCGAATAGAGGAAATCGAGAGAGCAAAGGAAGAGGGAATAATATTCCATCTCTTAACGAATCCGATAAGATATATCGGCGATGAGAAGGGAAACTTAGTAGCGGTTGAGTGCATAAAGATGAAACTTGGTGAACCCGATGAAAGCGGAAGAAGGAGACCGGTTCCAATCCCCGGATCGGAGTTCACGATGGAGATAGACACAGCAGTAGTCGCTATAGGAACGGGACCAAATCCGGTTCTTCTGAAGGCTTTTCCAGAGCTGAAACTGAACAAATGGGGATATATAGACGCTGATCCAGAAACAGGAGCAACATCCGTTCCCGGGGTCTATGCGGGCGGAGATATCGTAACGGGAGCAGCCACCGTTATCTCCGCGATGGGCGCTGGCAAGCGCGCCGCGAAAGCCATAGACGAATACCTCCAGAAAAAACTTAAAGGGGGAGCTTGATAACCCAAGCTCCCCCCTTCTTCTATCAAAAAAACCTGTAGAATTCTTAACGCTTGGAACTCTGATAGAGCCTCCTTGCCTTCATCCTTCCGTATTTCTTTCTTTCCTTCATTCTTGGATCTCTCGTTAAGTATCCTTTCTTTTTCAAAGCAGGCCTCAGTTCCGGATCATACTGAAGCAAGGCGCGAGCTATGCCCAGCCTGATGGCTCCCGCCTGACCTGATAGCCCTCCTCCTTTGACATTGACATAGATATCGAACTCTCTTTCCTTGCCTATCTCTCTCAGTGGCTCGAGAGCATGGGTTCTCCAGATCTCTCTCGGGAAGTAATCCTCAAAGCTTCTCTTATTCACCATAATATTACCTTCACCGGGCTTCATCCAAACGCGAGCGACCGCCGTCTTTCTTCTTCCAGTTCCATAATAAAGCCACTTATTCTCCAAAGCCTTTCCCCTCCTTAAAGATCAAGAGGCTCAGGATTCTGAGCCTGATGAGGATGCTCCGGACCCGCATAAACCTTCAACTTCTTAAACATTTTCCTCCCCAATCTATTCTTGGGAAGCATTCCCCAAACGGTTCTCTCTATAATCTTCTCAGGAGCTTTTTGAAGCATCCTCTCATAAGTCGTTATCTTCAAACCACCGGGATATCCCGAATGGCTATAAAGCTCCTTTTTGGTCAGCT
This portion of the Synergistota bacterium genome encodes:
- the rplM gene encoding 50S ribosomal protein L13 codes for the protein MFGNRTYMPKPREMERKWYLVDATDKPLGRLAARIAHVLRGKHKAIYTPHLDTGDYVVVINAEKIKLTGQKLTKKELYSHSGYPGGLKITTYERMLQKAPEKIIERTVWGMLPKNRLGRKMFKKLKVYAGPEHPHQAQNPEPLDL
- the gltA gene encoding NADPH-dependent glutamate synthase, whose amino-acid sequence is MAKVRKTKVPMREQPVEVRIKNFNEVPLGYTPEEAMEEAKRCLQCPDAPCVKGCPVGIDIPGFIREIREGNFKKAIEIIKKDNSLPAICGRVCPQEEQCEMECRLNKIGEPVAIGRLERFAADWEAEQGIEKPALPPRKGIKVAVIGSGPAGLTAAGELAKMGYDVTIFEALHDTGGVLRYGIPEFRLPKRIIDREVEYIKMLGVKINVNAIVGKTITIEQIWKEGFQAMFIGTGAGLPKFMNIPGENLNGVYSANEFLTRVNLMKAYLFPEYDTPIKIGKRVAVIGGGNVAMDAVRTAKRLGAEEAMIIYRRTEKEMPARIEEIERAKEEGIIFHLLTNPIRYIGDEKGNLVAVECIKMKLGEPDESGRRRPVPIPGSEFTMEIDTAVVAIGTGPNPVLLKAFPELKLNKWGYIDADPETGATSVPGVYAGGDIVTGAATVISAMGAGKRAAKAIDEYLQKKLKGGA
- a CDS encoding sulfide/dihydroorotate dehydrogenase-like FAD/NAD-binding protein; amino-acid sequence: MYPILSAKNLAPNIYEFVVKAPLVAQNAKAGQFVILRIHEKGERIPLTIADYNREEGTITLVFQVVGKTTDELSTLKAGDSIRDFVGPLGNPSEIENFGKVMVVGGGVGIAPVYPIARALKEAGNEVIGIIGSRTAELLFWEDKMKDVCDSLIVCTDDGSKGFKGFVTQAMEKVFTEQRDIKKCWAIGPLIMMKFATQVAKKYEVPIIVSLNTIMVDGTGMCGACRCSVGGKTYFACSHGPEFDGTLVDFDELLKRADRFKEEERIAWERYKKMKEGAQDG
- the rpsI gene encoding 30S ribosomal protein S9, with protein sequence MENKWLYYGTGRRKTAVARVWMKPGEGNIMVNKRSFEDYFPREIWRTHALEPLREIGKEREFDIYVNVKGGGLSGQAGAIRLGIARALLQYDPELRPALKKKGYLTRDPRMKERKKYGRMKARRLYQSSKR